A part of bacterium genomic DNA contains:
- a CDS encoding SUMF1/EgtB/PvdO family nonheme iron enzyme has protein sequence MLMKRLVPLGLLLAGALRLPAVMPLPVDDLQIQLVDAGTLRFLWSPVAQDVDGQPLACVEYALHGSSSARFEPEEATWITTTSATELDLALAGEAGYYRVLARSCAAGSPLDLLLIPAGVITMGNPSTPQFWVDMVITRDFLLGRTAVTNQQYLEALQWAWDQGLLSIVGDHVRQHGQNLLRINQSGADWHEIRFDANSQQFYLHAGTHISGGGCATPCSWGPGHAYPAGYDPAGHPVKWVSWFGAACYCDWRSQMDGLPPYYNGQWSQIPSPDNPYLAEGYRLPTDAEWELAARYPNDMRRYPWGDSSPSCAKANYAGLPNLHRCVGWTMPAGSLPDGASALGLLDLSGNVHEWCNDWWQFTPVSQTDPVGPATGSTRLFRGGGWDEQPGGIYSYNRYGASPGQLYSNMGFRLCRTAP, from the coding sequence ATGCTGATGAAGCGCCTTGTGCCTCTGGGCCTGCTGTTGGCCGGAGCGCTTCGACTCCCCGCCGTCATGCCGCTGCCCGTAGACGATCTGCAAATCCAGCTGGTGGACGCGGGGACGCTGCGCTTTTTGTGGTCCCCGGTCGCCCAGGACGTGGATGGCCAGCCCCTCGCCTGCGTGGAGTACGCGCTGCACGGCTCCAGCTCGGCCAGGTTCGAGCCGGAGGAGGCCACCTGGATCACCACGACCAGCGCCACGGAGCTGGACCTGGCGCTGGCGGGGGAGGCCGGCTACTACCGGGTGCTGGCCCGGAGCTGCGCGGCGGGGAGCCCGCTTGATCTGTTGCTGATCCCTGCTGGTGTGATCACCATGGGCAACCCCAGCACGCCCCAATTCTGGGTGGACATGGTCATCACGCGGGATTTCCTGCTGGGGCGGACGGCGGTGACCAATCAGCAATACCTGGAGGCCCTCCAGTGGGCTTGGGACCAGGGCCTGCTCTCCATTGTCGGGGACCATGTCCGCCAACATGGCCAGAACCTGCTGCGCATCAATCAGAGCGGCGCCGACTGGCATGAGATCCGCTTCGACGCGAACAGCCAGCAGTTCTATCTGCATGCCGGAACCCACATCTCGGGCGGCGGCTGCGCCACGCCCTGCAGTTGGGGGCCGGGCCACGCCTATCCGGCCGGCTACGACCCGGCGGGCCATCCGGTGAAGTGGGTGTCCTGGTTTGGCGCGGCCTGCTACTGCGACTGGCGCAGCCAGATGGACGGCCTGCCGCCCTACTACAATGGCCAGTGGAGCCAGATCCCCAGCCCCGACAACCCCTACCTGGCCGAAGGCTACCGCCTGCCCACCGACGCCGAGTGGGAGTTGGCCGCCCGCTATCCCAACGACATGCGGCGCTATCCCTGGGGCGACAGCTCGCCCAGTTGCGCGAAGGCCAACTACGCGGGCTTGCCCAACCTGCACCGCTGCGTGGGCTGGACCATGCCGGCGGGCAGCCTCCCCGACGGCGCCTCGGCCCTGGGCCTGCTGGACTTGTCAGGCAATGTCCACGAGTGGTGCAACGACTGGTGGCAGTTCACCCCCGTGTCGCAGACGGATCCAGTGGGTCCCGCCACGGGCAGCACGCGCCTCTTCCGCGGCGGCGGCTGGGATGAGCAGCCAGGGGGCATCTACAGCTACAACCGCTATGGGGCAAGTCCGGGCCAGCTCTACTCCAACATGGGCTTCCGCCTCTGCCGCACGGCGCCCTGA